From the Nitrobacter hamburgensis X14 genome, one window contains:
- a CDS encoding Ku protein: MAPRAYWKGSLKLSLVTCPIALYPASTQAERTHFHQINTKSGHRLRQQMVDEQTGRVVDQDHKGRGYELSKGKYVPIEEEELEALKLESTHTIEIDDFVPAEDIDERYLDKPYYIVPNGKAGADAFVLMRDAMKRKDKVALARVVLANREHVIALKPLGKGLLGTTLRYPYELRDEDYFADIPSPRVSKDMVDLASHMDKYEAALKALVKRKAAGKTIEAPDEKEEESNVINLMDALKQSLGRKKAATPPIKGKKRTSARRRGRKRKAA; encoded by the coding sequence ATGGCGCCTCGTGCCTATTGGAAGGGCTCGCTCAAGCTCTCGCTCGTGACCTGTCCGATCGCGCTCTATCCGGCTTCGACCCAGGCGGAAAGAACTCACTTCCACCAGATCAACACTAAGTCCGGTCACCGGCTGAGGCAGCAAATGGTCGACGAACAGACCGGCAGGGTCGTTGACCAGGATCACAAGGGCCGAGGCTACGAACTCTCGAAGGGTAAGTACGTCCCGATCGAGGAGGAAGAGCTGGAGGCTTTGAAGCTCGAAAGCACCCACACCATCGAGATCGACGATTTCGTCCCCGCCGAAGATATCGACGAGCGGTATCTGGATAAGCCTTACTACATAGTTCCAAACGGCAAGGCGGGAGCCGATGCGTTCGTCCTCATGCGCGACGCGATGAAGCGAAAGGACAAGGTCGCGCTGGCGCGCGTCGTGCTCGCCAATAGGGAGCACGTCATCGCGCTGAAGCCCCTGGGCAAGGGATTGTTGGGGACGACCCTTCGTTATCCCTACGAGTTGAGGGATGAGGATTATTTCGCCGACATTCCCAGTCCGCGGGTATCCAAGGACATGGTCGATCTTGCTTCTCACATGGACAAATACGAGGCTGCGCTGAAGGCGCTGGTCAAACGCAAGGCCGCGGGTAAAACGATCGAGGCGCCCGACGAGAAGGAAGAGGAAAGCAACGTCATCAACCTGATGGATGCGTTGAAACAGAGCTTGGGCCGCAAAAAAGCCGCGACGCCTCCGATTAAAGGAAAGAAGCGGACATCGGCGCGTCGCCGTGGCCGCAAGCGAAAAGCCGCGTGA